The following coding sequences lie in one Candidatus Aminicenantes bacterium genomic window:
- the efp gene encoding elongation factor P, protein MINATQIRKGMVIRMGDRLYRVEEMKHITPGKGNAIVQTKIRDIQDLTIRDHRFRSSEKVDRVVMETREFTFSYLDGDSFVFMDNETFEQLPLSREFLGDLAYYMKENEAYQVEFFEGSPMNITPPLSMEFTVTHAEKSIKGATVQASYKPATLDNGMEIMVPPFVDEGAVIRVDTRDGSYIERVSK, encoded by the coding sequence ATGATAAATGCAACCCAGATACGTAAAGGTATGGTGATCCGCATGGGCGACCGTTTGTACCGGGTTGAAGAGATGAAGCATATTACACCCGGAAAAGGCAACGCGATTGTCCAAACCAAAATCCGTGATATCCAGGATCTCACGATCCGTGACCATCGTTTCCGTTCCAGTGAGAAAGTCGACCGCGTGGTCATGGAAACACGGGAATTTACTTTTTCTTACCTGGACGGAGACAGTTTTGTGTTCATGGACAATGAAACCTTTGAGCAATTGCCGTTAAGCCGCGAATTCCTGGGCGATTTGGCTTATTATATGAAGGAGAACGAAGCCTACCAGGTAGAATTTTTTGAAGGTAGCCCCATGAACATCACCCCGCCGCTGTCGATGGAGTTTACGGTTACTCATGCGGAAAAGTCGATCAAGGGCGCCACGGTGCAGGCATCTTATAAGCCTGCCACCCTGGATAACGGCATGGAGATCATGGTGCCCCCCTTTGTGGATGAGGGCGCGGTGATCCGCGTGGATACGCGCGATGGGTCGTATATAGAACGGGTAAGTAAGTAA